A stretch of DNA from Sugiyamaella lignohabitans strain CBS 10342 chromosome B, complete sequence:
TGAATTACCCCTCGATATTATTGTAACGATGATCTAGATATCATTTGATCCAATTTTCATTTCCGAATCTTTAAAAAGTCGAAATTCTATCAATTGtctcatcaataatatGTCTCATCTGAGAGTACCTGGTTCAGCAAGGCTTTTCATAATGGAAGAAATATACCGCTGGTAGGAGGACTGGTGTATTCTATCGTCTCGGATGGCCATTGTTGCAAGCATTCATTTTATTGTGAATAGATTCCATATCTTTTTCATGGAGAAACACttaattttttcattttctggaCTTGACATTCTCCATTGCAAGACTTCATTTTTGTACTCCAACATGTCATGTCCTGTACCAACATTGGATATTCCAGCACTTCATCTTGGGTTCATTTTCTGAGCTTAACACTAATTCATTATGGGCTATTTGGATTCAGTATCATTTCAAATAAAAGACTGTCCTAAGTTGTTATTTATCGAAATTATCTGTACTATGTACTATGAAGTTCATGTTACCACCACCTGAACTTGGTAATTTGAGTCCGAGTCTTTTTCTACCATTAACATCTTATTCTGTGACTGAAGAGAGGACTAGAACGAACATTCAACCTCGGATAATCATTTCCTGAGAAAGCAAAAAATTTGGGTGATTTTTCACATCAATTGGAAGGAACACTCACTGCTCATTTCAGATGCCGACGTCTAAACGCTATCAAACTCTTGTATATAATAAGCACCCGAAGAAGCGAATGATCAATTATGAAGCCACCGAACAGCCATGCCTCTCATTTTTGGCATATAGCCGGTTTTTCCAAATAAAGTTTCAGCCTATGATCGACCGTATCCATGCAGGGACCTGCAAGGGtccacctgcctccggcggctggggctccgccccagaccccgtagctcctgcttcgcaggagattgctgggaccgtggacgaatcgactcgagcgaagcgagaggagcaaccagggtctggggcggagccccagccgccggaggcagagcctGGTTTGGCGAATGTCATGTGGTTATCAGGGACCGGGTAAGAGGCCGCGAACGGTCTGAAAAATTGGTGGACATCGGATCCTAATGAATCTGAGAGTTGATAGTGAACATTAACAGTacttttgaatatattttttgacaCAGACAGATTTAACGAGTGAGAAGCCAAACAGAAACGAACAGAAATAAACTTAGTGTGCAATGTCAGAAGGGTCGAATTCCATTTGGAGCCGCCGAACGAAGTAAGTCAAAACCCAGGGCTGTCGAACGAGTCCATCCACGTTGCTGGCACCACAGAATCAGCTGCCAGAatccccacgcccgactcgagcgaagcgagaggagccgaggggtctggggcggagtcacagtcgccggaggcagcacccccagACCTAAGTAACTAACCCCGACAGCGAGAAATCCACATACCTGGCGGCAGCCGGAGTCAAGAAACAAGGTGCGAACGAGTCGCTACTCTTACAGGGCAATGATTCCAGTTTGAGCAGAGAAGGAGATGAGACCGAGTCTAACGGCAGTGGCAATAGTCACAGAAACTCGGGTCAGGTGTACGGACTAGGTCAGGGACATATTCACAGCCATGGCAATGGTCACGGACCTAATCATGGACATAATAACAGTAATGGccatagcagcagcaatggagGTCACAATCACAATAATCATCATAGTCAGAACCAGAGTCTTTCAGACGAGCTGCCAGTTGACGACGAGATTAACGAAGAAGGATTGAGGGTGGTGAAACCTCGACTGGGATCACATATCCTGCCAGCATCATGGACATTCTGGTTTCTGCATCGAGGACCAGGCCAGAATTTCTCGAATTATCTGGATGCTACAAGACAAATTGGTAGTTTCGACACGGTCGAGGAGTTCTGGGATATATACAGCCATCTGCGACGAATTGACAAACTGCCATTCACCAGTGAATACCAGCTTTTCCGTAAAGGCGTCAAGCCCCTGTGGGAGGACGAGGTCAATGTCAATGGTGGTAAATGGGTCATCAGACTCGAGAGACCCAAAGAACGACGAAGAGACgatggtgctgctgctggcgagGGTTCAGTCGCATCTGCTGGCGTGATAGGATCAGGTCCGACTGGCACTACAGCTTCTGCTAGTGGTACTGGTGTGGCTCCTATCGGAGCTCCTTCTTCCAGTGGAGCTGATAGTACCCAGAATAGTGTAGCTGCTACACGTGCTTTCGTCCACAAACAAGTTCAAGCACGACACAAGGCGGCGTTGAGCTGGGAGAACCTGATTCTGGCCATTGTAGGAAACACAATTGGATCAGTGGACGATAAAAAAGCAGCAGATAATGATCAGAAGCGTGAAACAACAAAtgaggacgaagaagtcgaTGATAATGAGGACCTGTCGGAACTGCTTGGTGACGAGATTGTAGGTGCCGTTGTCAGTGTGCGTCGTGATGAGGATATTCTGTCTGTATGGAACCGGTCTGGAAACGACAAGAAAGTAGTCAACAAGATCAAAGTGGCCCTCCAACGCACATTAAACCTTTCCGACGATGTCTATCTCGAATACAAAGTGCACACCAAAAGCATCAAAGAGGGAGCCAAGAAACAGGCCACTTACGACCAGctcaaacaacaacagcaccagcaacaaacaCCCACTGGCGGGTCCCCCAGCCACTACCCAAACAAAAACGGTCACCACGAGCACCGAcacttcaacaacaacaacaacaacaacaacaataacaacagcaattaCCACCAGTCTCACAACGGCAACTaccaccacaaccacagccaccacaacaaccacTCCACGGGCTTCCACGGCCCGGTCGGCAAAACTGTCGACTCCTCAGCCTCGGCGTCCACAACTTCAGTTGATCTGTAATATAAACGAAACACGTTCTTCTCCTGTAAACATCCTGGGGTGGcccgtgcctccggcggctgggg
This window harbors:
- the CDC33 gene encoding translation initiation factor eIF4E (mRNA cap binding protein and translation initiation factor eIF4E; the eIF4E-cap complex is responsible for mediating cap-dependent mRNA translation via interactions with translation initiation factor eIF4G (Tif4631p or Tif4632p); protein abundance increases in response to DNA replication stress; mutants are defective for adhesion and pseudohyphal growth; GO_component: GO:0005737 - cytoplasm [Evidence IEA]; GO_component: GO:0005737 - cytoplasm [Evidence IDA] [PMID 8119957]; GO_component: GO:0010494 - cytoplasmic stress granule [Evidence IDA] [PMID 17908917]; GO_component: GO:0010494 - cytoplasmic stress granule [Evidence IDA] [PMID 18981231]; GO_component: GO:0016281 - eukaryotic translation initiation factor 4F complex [Evidence TAS] [PMID 9841679]; GO_component: GO:0005634 - nucleus [Evidence IDA] [PMID 8119957]; GO_component: GO:0005840 - ribosome [Evidence TAS] [PMID 9841679]; GO_function: GO:0003723 - RNA binding [Evidence IEA,IEA]; GO_function: GO:0032266 - phosphatidylinositol-3-phosphate binding [Evidence IDA] [PMID 16343487]; GO_function: GO:0003743 - translation initiation factor activity [Evidence IEA,IEA]; GO_function: GO:0003743 - translation initiation factor activity [Evidence ISS] [PMID 3062383]; GO_process: GO:0000184 - nuclear-transcribed mRNA catabolic process, nonsense-mediated decay [Evidence IDA,IPI] [PMID 15753296]; GO_process: GO:0051726 - regulation of cell cycle [Evidence IMP] [PMID 2540596]; GO_process: GO:0006417 - regulation of translation [Evidence IEA]; GO_process: GO:0006412 - translation [Evidence IEA]; GO_process: GO:0006413 - translational initiation [Evidence IEA,IEA]; GO_process: GO:0006413 - translational initiation [Evidence ISS] [PMID 3062383]); amino-acid sequence: MIDRIHAGTCKGPPASGGWGSAPDPVAPASQEIAGTVDESTRAKREEQPGSGAEPQPPEAEPGLANVMWLSGTGEKSTYLAAAGVKKQGANESLLLQGNDSSLSREGDETESNGSGNSHRNSGQVYGLGQGHIHSHGNGHGPNHGHNNSNGHSSSNGGHNHNNHHSQNQSLSDELPVDDEINEEGLRVVKPRLGSHILPASWTFWFLHRGPGQNFSNYLDATRQIGSFDTVEEFWDIYSHLRRIDKLPFTSEYQLFRKGVKPLWEDEVNVNGGKWVIRLERPKERRRDDGAAAGEGSVASAGVIGSGPTGTTASASGTGVAPIGAPSSSGADSTQNSVAATRAFVHKQVQARHKAALSWENLILAIVGNTIGSVDDKKAADNDQKRETTNEDEEVDDNEDLSELLGDEIVGAVVSVRRDEDILSVWNRSGNDKKVVNKIKVALQRTLNLSDDVYLEYKVHTKSIKEGAKKQATYDQLKQQQHQQQTPTGGSPSHYPNKNGHHEHRHFNNNNNNNNNNNSNYHQSHNGNYHHNHSHHNNHSTGFHGPVGKTVDSSASASTTSVDL